In Brachypodium distachyon strain Bd21 chromosome 2, Brachypodium_distachyon_v3.0, whole genome shotgun sequence, one genomic interval encodes:
- the LOC112270730 gene encoding PHD finger protein ALFIN-LIKE 2-like yields METPKTVLFNLEGVFEDFSTRRTALIRALTTDRDEFYGFCNSETEILCLYGHDDGSWEVKPPEPMVPTMLPEPMTGINLCRNDVSRVDWLSIVAIHSDAWLMSVSFFLGALLTSDERYTSVSVKNE; encoded by the exons ATGGAGACGCCCAAGACCGTGTTATTCAATTTGGAGGGTGTCTTCGAGGATTTCTCTACCCGGCGAACAGCCCTCATCCGCGCCCTGACCACCG ATAGGGATGAATTCTACGGTTTCTGCAACTCAG AGACCGAAATTCTCTGTCTATACGGCCATGACGATGGGAGCTGGGAAGTGAAGCCTCCGGAGCCGATGGTGCCTACGATGCTGCCGGAGCCCATGACCGGAATCAACCTATGCCGGAACGACGTCAGCCGTGTTGATTGGCTCTCAATCGTCGCCATCCACTCCGACGCTTGGCTGATGTCTGTCTCTTTCTTCCTTGGGGCGTTGCTTACTTCTGATGAAAGGTATACTAGC GTTTCAGTTAAAAATGAGTAA